In Candidatus Methylomirabilota bacterium, one DNA window encodes the following:
- a CDS encoding ABC transporter substrate-binding protein codes for MVIARILGLLAVVLVAAPAHAQITGNVIKIGVLNDQSRLYADITGQGSVLAARMAVEDAGGKVAGAPVEVVFADHQDKPDVGSSIVRQWIDRDGVDAVVDVPTSSVALAVSGVVREKNKVFLISGAASSDLSGKACSPNSVHWTYDTWALANGTGNAVVKAGGDTWFFLTADYAFGHALERDTSAVVKANGGKVLGAVRHPLETSDFSSFLLQAQASKAKVIGLANAGGDTINAIKQAAEFGIVKGGQKLAGLLIFITDIHSLGLKTAQGLQLTESFYWDLNDQTRAWSKKFAERHGGKMPTMVQAGVYAAVTHYLKALAQTKSDADGKAVVAKMKEMPTDDPLFGKGTVRADGRKIHPMYLFEVKAPEASKGPWDYYKMVRQIPAAEAFRPLDQGGCELVKK; via the coding sequence ATGGTGATCGCACGCATCCTGGGGCTGCTCGCCGTCGTCCTGGTCGCCGCTCCAGCCCACGCCCAGATCACGGGCAACGTGATCAAGATCGGCGTGCTCAACGACCAGTCGCGGCTCTATGCCGACATCACCGGCCAGGGCTCGGTGCTGGCCGCCCGCATGGCCGTCGAGGACGCCGGCGGAAAGGTGGCCGGCGCGCCCGTCGAGGTCGTCTTCGCCGATCATCAGGACAAGCCGGACGTGGGCTCCAGCATCGTCCGCCAGTGGATCGACCGCGACGGGGTGGACGCGGTGGTGGACGTGCCGACCTCCTCGGTCGCGCTGGCGGTGAGCGGGGTGGTGCGCGAGAAGAACAAAGTCTTCCTGATCTCGGGCGCGGCCAGCTCCGATCTCAGCGGCAAGGCCTGCTCGCCGAACAGCGTCCACTGGACATACGACACCTGGGCGCTGGCCAACGGCACCGGGAACGCGGTCGTGAAGGCGGGCGGCGACACCTGGTTCTTCCTGACCGCCGACTACGCCTTCGGCCATGCGCTCGAGCGCGACACCTCGGCGGTCGTCAAGGCCAACGGAGGCAAGGTCCTCGGCGCGGTCCGCCATCCGCTGGAGACGTCGGACTTCTCGTCGTTCCTCTTGCAGGCCCAGGCCTCCAAGGCCAAGGTCATCGGGCTGGCCAACGCGGGGGGCGACACGATCAACGCCATCAAGCAGGCCGCCGAGTTCGGAATCGTCAAGGGCGGCCAGAAGCTCGCCGGCCTCCTGATCTTCATCACCGACATCCACTCGCTGGGCCTCAAGACGGCCCAGGGACTCCAGCTCACCGAATCGTTCTACTGGGACCTGAACGACCAGACCCGCGCCTGGTCCAAGAAGTTCGCCGAGCGGCACGGCGGCAAGATGCCGACCATGGTCCAGGCCGGCGTCTACGCGGCGGTGACGCACTACCTCAAGGCGCTCGCCCAGACCAAGAGCGACGCCGACGGGAAGGCCGTGGTCGCCAAGATGAAGGAGATGCCGACCGACGACCCGCTCTTCGGCAAGGGGACGGTCCGCGCCGACGGCCGAAAGATCCACCCGATGTACCTCTTCGAGGTCAAGGCGCCGGAAGCGTCCAAGGGGCCGTGGGACTACTACAAGATGGTCCGGCAGATCCCGGCCGCCGAGGCCTTCCGGCCGCTCGACCAGGGCGGCTGCGAGCTCGTGAAGAAGTAG